A window from Peromyscus eremicus chromosome 5, PerEre_H2_v1, whole genome shotgun sequence encodes these proteins:
- the Znf319 gene encoding zinc finger protein 319 produces MSESWQQPPQAQAPQAQAPQPQHHAEPPPALAEHSLPPGTAENPLGCAVYGILLQPDPGLQPPQHAPLPAGEPGPKCGVCGHDLAHLASPHEHQCLAGHDRSFQCTQCLKIFHQATDLLEHQCVQAEQKPFVCGVCKMGFSLLTSLAQHHSSHTGMVKCSICDKTYKPAEGAEPATTTAPSLPPAPPPTNVAPAEQPEKPYSCPICQKPFKHLSELSRHERIHTGEKPYKCTLCDKSFSQSSHLVHHKRTHSSERPYKCAVCEKTFKHRSHLVRHMYAHSGEHHLFRCNVCELHFKESSELLQHPCTPSGERPFRCGECQKAFKRPSDLRQHERTHSAERPFKCDLCPMGFKQQYALMRHRRTHKTEEPFKCGLCEKGFGQPSHLLYHQHVHTLETLFKCPVCQKGFDQSAELLRHKCLPSSTERPFKCPVCNKAYKRASALQKHQLSHCAAAEKPLRCTLCERRFFSSSEFVQHRCDPAREKPLKCPDCEKRFKYASDLQRHRRVHTGEKPYKCPNCDKAFKQREHLNKHQGVHAREQQFKCVWCGERFLDVALLQEHSAQHSAAAAAAEGAYQVAACLP; encoded by the coding sequence ATGTCGGAAAGCTGGCAGCAGCCGCCACAGGCGCAGGCACCACAGGCGCAGGCACCACAGCCTCAGCACCATGCAGAGCCACCGCCGGCCCTGGCTGAACACTCGCTGCCCCCAGGAACAGCTGAGAACCCACTAGGCTGTGCTGTCTATGGCATACTTCTGCAACCTGACCCAGGCCTGCAGCCCCCACAGCACGCACCTCTGCCAGCAGGGGAGCCAGGCCccaaatgtggtgtgtgtggccaTGACCTGGCACACCTCGCCAGCCCACACGAGCACCAGTGCCTGGCAGGCCACGACCGCTCATTCCAGTGCACACAGTGTCTCAAGATATTCCATCAGGCCACCGACCTGCTGGAACACCAGTGTGTGCAGGCTGAGCAGAAGCCTTTTGTCTGCGGTGTCTGCAAAATGGGCTTCTCCCTGCTCACCTCACTGGCCCAGCACCACAGCTCCCACACTGGCATGGTGAAGTGCTCCATCTGCGATAAGACCTACAAGCCAGCTGAGGGCGCTGAACCAGCCACCACTACTGCCCCGTCGCTGCCCCCAGCACCTCCACCCACTAATGTGGCCCCCGCGGAACAACCCGAAAAGCCCTATAGCTGCCCCATCTGCCAGAAACCCTTCAAGCACCTGTCGGAGCTCTCCCGGCACGAGCGGATCCACACTGGGGAGAAGCCGTACAAGTGCACTCTGTGTGACAAGAGCTTCAGCCAGTCCTCCCACCTGGTGCACCACAAGCGCACACACAGCTCCGAGCGGCCCTACAAGTGTGCTGTCTGCGAGAAAACCTTCAAGCACCGCTCCCACCTGGTGCGCCACATGTACGCACATTCGGGGGAGCACCACCTGTTCCGCTGCAACGTGTGCGAGCTGCATTTCAAAGAGTCGTCCGAGTTGTTGCAGCACCCTTGCACCCCGAGCGGTGAGCGGCCCTTCCGCTGCGGCGAGTGCCAGAAGGCCTTCAAGAGGCCATCGGACCTGCGGCAGCATGAGCGCACCCACAGTGCCGAGCGGCCTTTCAAGTGTGACCTGTGCCCCATGGGCTTCAAGCAGCAGTATGCGCTGATGCGGCACCGGCGCACGCACAAGACGGAAGAACCCTTTAAGTGTGGCCTGTGTGAGAAGGGCTTTGGGCAGCCCAGCCACCTGCTCTACCACCAGCACGTGCACACCCTGGAGACCCTCTTCAAGTGCCCCGTGTGCCAGAAGGGCTTCGACCAGTCTGCTGAGCTGCTGCGGCACAAGTGCCTGCCGAGCTCCACAGAGCGGCCCTTCAAGTGCCCGGTGTGTAACAAGGCCTACAAGCGGGCGTCTGCCCTGCAGAAGCATCAGCTGTCTCACTGCGCTGCAGCGGAGAAGCCTCTGCGCTGCACCCTGTGTGAGCGCCGCTTTTTCTCCTCCTCGGAGTTTGTGCAGCACCGCTGTGACCCTGCCCGGGAGAAACCACTCAAATGCCCGGACTGTGAGAAGCGCTTCAAGTACGCTTCCGACCTGCAGCGTCACCGGCGGGTGCACACGGGTGAGAAGCCCTACAAGTGCCCCAACTGCGATAAAGCCTTCAAGCAGCGCGAGCATCTCAACAAGCACCAGGGAGTGCACGCCCGCGAGCAGCAGTtcaagtgtgtgtggtgtggcgaGCGCTTCCTGGATGTGGCGCTGCTCCAGGAGCACAGTGCCCAGCACAGCGCGGCGGCCGCAGCTGCGGAGGGCGCCTACCAGGTGGCGGCCTGCCTGCCCTAA